The DNA segment CATTCTAATTTTTATGATAATTTCATGACTGAGAAGGATTTATATTCCTCGATCGAACTAGTTGAGAATTTCGTAAAAAATATGGAAAGGATACTGGAAATGAAAGATAGGGATTTATAGAGGGCAACCAATATTGTAACAATCTGAAAAAGTATTAAAATTCTGCGTTAACTTTCTTCTTTAATTCCTCATCATTCGATATAATTTCTAATCCATTCTCTAACGCTGTTGTAACGTGAATGGAGTCTTCAACATCTATATTGTATTTTCTAACGTTTTCAATAATTTTACTCCACTCGGGGAGATCTAAATATTCTATTCCTAAAGATTCAAGGGCCGTGATTACTGTTTTAACAAAATTATAGTCCTTTAGCGATTTACCTAGCATTTTACTTAATACTATTATTAGCAAAAATGGAGTTATGATGGAAGTGTATTTAACATCTTTAATGCTAAGCCACTTCTTTGCCCTCTCACCATGTATATTATCGCCAGTTAGATAGTATACGAAAACGTTTATGTCAATGTATTTTCCCTTACTTGTCATTTAACAATACCTCAGTTAACGCTTCCTTTAGTAAATTATCTACATCCACGTCTCCCAAATCTTTCCTAAATATTCCATAATATTTGTCAACGTCTACTACTATAGGCTCTAGTACTATTTTAGAATCCTCCACCCTCAATTTTAATTTCTTACTTTTAATTAGTTCTCTCACTTCTTTAGGTATAGTAATTCTGCCCCTATCATCAATTGTTAATATAAACTCCTTACCCATAATTACCCATCTAGTAACCCATAAATATAAATTTTCCGTTTGTTTGACCAGTAAGTAATGAAAACCAGTGCTGGTAGTAAACACCGCCTGCCAAATTCTATAACAAGGAGTTAATTGGCATCGGTTGACTTGACGACTAAATATATTTATCATTATAATCATTATAAATTCAGATAAGCTTATATCTTACATAATTTTCACTATCTGCACTATT comes from the Acidianus infernus genome and includes:
- a CDS encoding type II toxin-antitoxin system VapC family toxin; amino-acid sequence: MTSKGKYIDINVFVYYLTGDNIHGERAKKWLSIKDVKYTSIITPFLLIIVLSKMLGKSLKDYNFVKTVITALESLGIEYLDLPEWSKIIENVRKYNIDVEDSIHVTTALENGLEIISNDEELKKKVNAEF
- a CDS encoding AbrB/MazE/SpoVT family DNA-binding domain-containing protein codes for the protein MGKEFILTIDDRGRITIPKEVRELIKSKKLKLRVEDSKIVLEPIVVDVDKYYGIFRKDLGDVDVDNLLKEALTEVLLNDK